The Dreissena polymorpha isolate Duluth1 chromosome 2, UMN_Dpol_1.0, whole genome shotgun sequence nucleotide sequence AGCCAATCTGCGCACCGCAAACCACTCTCGCCGGAATTCGGCAGTTTCCGTACGGACCTGGTCCGAAAGCTTCCAAGTATTTCATATACGGCAATCCTGTTCCAAAACTGTCCCCCTGTGTTGTTTCTGCAACAGATCTAGTGTCATTGGATGCACTATTTAATCCCTGTTCAAACAGGTTAGACTTTACCAGAATCTCAGACCCGGCGTCTTTCACGATAACGGTCGAAGTGTCGGAAATGCTGGGCCCAAGCGTTGGATCCACAATCCCTAACAAATCGAACCCGATCGGTGCGCTCGCGTCACGTCTAAAGTTGCCGTTTACAGCGTCAGTCAATGGTACCTGCAACAACTCCCCGCTAGACATAGATTGTGACCCGCTACCGTCGACCGCGCTCTTTGACACTGAGAATATCCCGTCCGAAAGTCCGTCTAGAGTATCGCCGCTTGTGCGAACGAGTTCCGTAATTTTGTCTTCACTGGATTGACCACTGTCCTTCATTTGTCGCATAGACCGAACCATTTCTGACGGTGAGTTGATGCTACCTTTTTCCAGCTGACGTACACTCGCAAACTCCACGCCCTCTATGGAGTACGGGGATGGCGACAAATCAACTACCACTTTTGATTTGTTAAAAGAAGCCTGAACTGCGGGCGCAAGCATCAAGTCGAGTGTCGGTACAGGTAATTCCAGACTGCCTACCGGAATTTCGATCAATCGAAACGAAAGTTGGTCGCTGATAGCACTTCCTTTATCAACAATGCCAAAACCAATGGTCATATTTTTGTCTGTTGTTATTTGCTTTAAGAATTGAGAGGGTTTATTTTCTGAGAGTTCCTTTTCTTTAGAACCCTGATTCCATTGCACTATTTTGACAAATGGGCCAatagtttgttttattgtcaTATCGTGGTTGCTGTACGGCACGGTATCGGTGATAACTTGTCTTCTAGCAGGTTCCAGAGCACTTACTGCCCGTTCTGAATCGTGCCGTGCACCCTCTGGGACAGGCGATAGAGTGGACTCTACCCAGCTGCCCATAAAGTCCGGCCCCATACCGGCTCCTACATTATGCACTTCATCTGGTAGATGACGTAACATGGGCATGCGATATCCCCTATACCCGTTATAGCGCGTGCGATATCGGGCCGACCTCCCCAGTTCCAAGGGTGTCGGCTGGAGTGTGTGGGTCAGCGAGGGGTATGGAGGAACAAGCGCCAGTGGGTAGTAAAATGTCTGAAACAATAAACAAGCGCACATAGTGAGGTATAAACACATtcgcaaaaaaaaaaataaaacgcaCACAGTGACATATACAACAAGTTTCTGAAATAATCAACATGCGCACAGAAACTCATAAGCAGTTGAGCCTCGTTctaaaaaaactgggcttaatgcatgtgaataaagtgtcgtcccagattaacctgtgcagtccgcacaggctaatcagggacgacactttccgcttttacggtatttttagttttaatgaagtctcttctttgcaaaaatctaatttaagcgaaaagtgtcgtcgctgattagcctgtgcggactgcataggcttatctgggatgacgctttacgcacatgaattatgcccagttttctcagaacgcgactctgtGAAACAATCAACAAACACCCTATACTGTAATATAAAGTGTATGATCAATCGGCGCGAACAGTAACGTATACTATAAACGAAATTCTCAGAAAATCAACAAGCACAAACAGTATCAAATAAACACGTTTCAGAAACGATCTAATCGCACACTGTACAAGATACACACGTTTCTAAATAAGCAACTTGCGCACACTGAAAggtaattaaaatagtttttgaaaCAATAAACACGCACAAACAGTAACGTTTAAACTAGCACACACGGAAGCATAAACCATGGTTTCTAGAACAATGAACACGCACGCTGTAACGTATTTACAAGGTTCTGAAACAATTTATACGCGCAAAGTAAGATAAACAGTTTTCTAAAACAATTAGCAAGCTTAGATAATAACATAAGACCGCGTCTAAAACAATCAGCAGGCGTAGATAATAACATAAGACCGCGTTTAAAACAATCAGTAAGCGTAGATAATAACATATGACCGTGTCTAAAACAATCAGCATGCGTAGATAATAACATAAGACCGCGTCTAAAACAATCAGCATGCGTAGATAATAACATAAGACCGCGTCTAAAACAATCAGCAAGCGTAGTCAATAACATAAGACCGCGTCTAAAATAATCAGCAAGCGTAGATAATAACATAAGACCGCGTCTAAATCAATCAGCAAGCGTAGATAATAACATAAGACCGCGTCTTAAACAATCAGCAAGCGCAGATAATAACATAAGACCCCGTCTAAAACAATCAACACGCCCACGTAGTgacgtatttattttttttacaaacagccaacATGCACACACAGGGTCGTATAGACAAGTTTCTCTAACATCCAGAACGCACGTGATGTGAGTATAAACGAGCGTTTGAAACAAAATGTGCctacaataacaaacaaaaaatgtttctgGAGCAATCAACTTGCTCACTCTAGCGTATAAACGAGTTTCTGAAAAACGCGCAAAAAGTGACGTTTAAACAAGTTCCTGGTTCCTGAATTAATCAACACGCGCACACAGTGACGTAAGAACAAGTCTCTCAAACAATCAACACGCGCACACAGAGACGTATAAACAAATCTCTCAAACAATCGACACGCACACAAATTGGCGTATAAACACGCAACCCAGCGACGTATAAACAAGTGTTTGAGACACTTTAAAAACGCACCTACTTCAAAACCCAAATGTTGGGCCTAAGTTCA carries:
- the LOC127865588 gene encoding uncharacterized protein LOC127865588 isoform X2 encodes the protein MPMLRHLPDEVHNVGAGMGPDFMGSWVESTLSPVPEGARHDSERAVSALEPARRQVITDTVPYSNHDMTIKQTIGPFVKIVQWNQGSKEKELSENKPSQFLKQITTDKNMTIGFGIVDKGSAISDQLSFRLIEIPVGSLELPVPTLDLMLAPAVQASFNKSKVVVDLSPSPYSIEGVEFASVRQLEKGSINSPSEMVRSMRQMKDSGQSSEDKITELVRTSGDTLDGLSDGIFSVSKSAVDGSGSQSMSSGELLQVPLTDAVNGNFRRDASAPIGFDLLGIVDPTLGPSISDTSTVIVKDAGSEILVKSNLFEQGLNSASNDTRSVAETTQGDSFGTGLPYMKYLEAFGPGPYGNCRIPARVVCGAQIGWETVVGMDEWCRMNCVVFMYSTYCDDGRCQCKCTST
- the LOC127865588 gene encoding uncharacterized protein LOC127865588 isoform X1, which encodes MQHLYYISGLPMDSVHVFTFGICFAHALWRTPVQGTGYYRRSDFGSNRYRITTYSDTFYYPLALVPPYPSLTHTLQPTPLELGRSARYRTRYNGYRGYRMPMLRHLPDEVHNVGAGMGPDFMGSWVESTLSPVPEGARHDSERAVSALEPARRQVITDTVPYSNHDMTIKQTIGPFVKIVQWNQGSKEKELSENKPSQFLKQITTDKNMTIGFGIVDKGSAISDQLSFRLIEIPVGSLELPVPTLDLMLAPAVQASFNKSKVVVDLSPSPYSIEGVEFASVRQLEKGSINSPSEMVRSMRQMKDSGQSSEDKITELVRTSGDTLDGLSDGIFSVSKSAVDGSGSQSMSSGELLQVPLTDAVNGNFRRDASAPIGFDLLGIVDPTLGPSISDTSTVIVKDAGSEILVKSNLFEQGLNSASNDTRSVAETTQGDSFGTGLPYMKYLEAFGPGPYGNCRIPARVVCGAQIGWETVVGMDEWCRMNCVVFMYSTYCDDGRCQCKCTST